Proteins encoded within one genomic window of Panicum virgatum strain AP13 chromosome 1N, P.virgatum_v5, whole genome shotgun sequence:
- the LOC120656552 gene encoding replication protein A 32 kDa subunit B-like: MYGGGGHYGGDGGGAANANSLFGGGGFMPSQSTAVPESSGGGSVSKGRNAQTLLPLTVKQIMDAAQASDDKSNFAINGVEVSTVRLVGRMLGKIERVTDVAFTLDDGTGKIDVNRWENESTDTKEMADVNDGNYVIVNGGLKGFQGKRHVVAYSVRRVTNFNDITHHFLHCIYVHLELTRSKSRSPPQINSSTATPVHVNQVRPPNIQATSFPGLGNIAENDVSSLIMNVFHDPAIIDREDGITEAYVIERLKLPEDMVRKVFQEHIDAGNIYNTIDDLHYKSALNG; this comes from the exons ATGTACGGCGGAGGCGGGCActacggcggcgatggcggtggCGCCGCGAACGCCAACTCCCTCTTCGGCGGTGGGGGATTCATGCCCTCGCAGTCCACCGCGGTCCcggagagcagcggcggcggcagcgtctcCAAG GGCCGGAACGCGCAGACGCTGCTGCCGCTCACCGTGAAGCAGATCATGGACGCGGCGCAGGCCAGCGACGACAAGTCCAATTTCGCCATCAACGGCGTCGAAGTGTCCACG GTTAGGCTTGTTGGACGCATGCTGGGTAAGATTGAGCGGGTCACAGATGTTGCATTCACTCTTGATGATGGTACCggcaagatagatgtgaatcgaTG GGAAAACGAGTCTACTGACACTAAGGAAATGGCTGATGTCAA TGATGGGAACTATGTCATTGTCAACGGTGGTTTGAAAGGTTTTCAAGGAAAGCGCCATGTGGTAGCTTACTCTGTTCG GCGTGTGACAAACTTCAATGATATAACACATCACTTTCTGCACTGCATTTATGTGCATTTGGAACTCACCAGGTCAAAG TCACGGTCGCCGCCCCAAATAAATTCTAGTACAGCAACCCCTGTACATGTTAACCAAGTTCGGCCCCCCAATATTCAG GCTACATCATTCCCGGGATTAGGAAATATTGCTGAAAATGATGTATCCAGCTTGATCATGAATGTTTTTCATGACCCAGCAATTAT AGACAGGGAGGATGGGATAACTGAGGCATATGTCATAGAGCGTCTTAAACTACCAGAGGACATGGTCAG GAAGGTCTTCCAAGAACATATTGACGCTGGCAACATTTATAACACGATCGATGACCTCCATTACAAGTCTGCCCTGAATGGTTGA